From Gimesia panareensis, the proteins below share one genomic window:
- a CDS encoding HEAT repeat domain-containing protein, whose product MRPFCMLLSIGCLWCLPVLQGCSSDDPSSNAETAESAPDDPTESSADATQTPAATEATAASITEPVDPQAEVKEVFQKLLAIRTEPDPDEWQAADKKLVAFGKTAVPTLAEGLSNPDPGARELASMYLASLGPDAEAAAPALAEVLQDESPFTQVNAASTLTHFPEHRAKAIPVLIELTRHSDPNTRLTAVYSLGNLEEHTEEQVQAIQAALNDENSDVKLAAIKVLGQMGQPAKESLTELQTLIDNKDTSDDLRDAALASRDQIEQALK is encoded by the coding sequence ATGCGACCGTTTTGCATGCTGCTGAGTATTGGATGTCTGTGGTGTCTCCCTGTTTTACAGGGGTGTAGTAGCGATGATCCTTCGTCGAATGCGGAGACGGCTGAGTCGGCTCCCGACGATCCGACAGAAAGCTCTGCTGATGCCACGCAGACACCTGCCGCGACAGAAGCGACGGCTGCCAGCATCACGGAACCCGTCGATCCGCAGGCCGAGGTCAAAGAGGTCTTCCAGAAACTACTCGCCATTCGCACGGAACCGGATCCCGATGAATGGCAGGCCGCCGACAAAAAACTGGTCGCATTCGGCAAGACTGCCGTTCCGACTCTGGCCGAAGGGCTTTCGAATCCCGATCCTGGGGCGCGCGAGCTGGCCAGCATGTACCTGGCGAGCCTGGGCCCCGACGCGGAAGCGGCAGCGCCCGCTCTGGCGGAAGTCCTGCAGGATGAATCCCCTTTCACGCAGGTCAACGCCGCCTCTACATTGACGCATTTTCCCGAACATCGCGCCAAAGCGATTCCTGTGCTGATCGAACTGACCCGTCACAGCGATCCCAACACGCGGCTGACCGCCGTCTATTCGCTGGGAAATCTGGAAGAGCATACGGAGGAGCAGGTGCAGGCGATCCAGGCAGCGTTGAATGATGAGAACAGCGACGTGAAGCTGGCAGCCATCAAAGTCCTGGGCCAGATGGGACAGCCTGCCAAAGAATCGCTGACCGAACTCCAGACGCTGATCGACAACAAAGATACCAGCGACGATCTGCGAGATGCAGCGCTTGCTTCCCGGGATCAGATTGAACAGGCGCTCAAATAA
- a CDS encoding protein-L-isoaspartate(D-aspartate) O-methyltransferase produces the protein MQRLNIKVLSFILLAALLGVCPSAYSQTSEFYRGLRNEMVSRYIEGEGIKNQRVLSSMRQVPRHEFVSSNLKHLAYKDLALPIGYKQTISPPYIVAYMTETIDPQPDDKVLEIGTGSGFQAAVLSGLVKDVYTIEIVEGLGKKAAVRLKKLGYDNVHTRIGDGYLGWPEEAPFDKIIVTCSPEKVPQPLIDQLKEGGTLLIPLGERYQQVFHLFQKENGQLKHKRLIPTLFVPMTGRSEDNREVKPDPLHPEIVNGTFEVDANQDQKVDNWHYQRRVERITKEAPEGNAYLQFESDVRDQLSQILQGMAIDGSKVKSLDISLQVSYLNTAQGTKAYQKPGLIIHFYDKIRRNIGQAYLGPWMGSREWHQVKKTINVPPQSREAVIQLGLNGGTGILKVDDLKIDQID, from the coding sequence ATGCAGCGACTCAATATAAAAGTGCTCAGTTTCATTCTCCTGGCCGCCCTGCTGGGGGTCTGCCCGTCTGCATATTCACAAACCAGTGAATTTTATCGGGGTCTGCGGAATGAGATGGTCTCCCGCTATATTGAGGGCGAGGGCATCAAGAACCAGCGTGTGCTCTCCTCCATGCGGCAGGTCCCCCGCCATGAATTTGTCAGTTCGAATCTGAAACACCTGGCCTATAAAGATCTGGCGCTGCCCATCGGTTACAAGCAGACGATTTCTCCCCCTTATATTGTCGCCTACATGACCGAGACCATTGATCCGCAGCCTGACGACAAAGTACTCGAAATCGGGACCGGCAGCGGATTTCAGGCCGCCGTCCTCTCCGGACTGGTCAAAGATGTCTACACCATTGAAATCGTCGAAGGTCTGGGTAAGAAAGCGGCAGTCCGCCTGAAGAAACTGGGTTACGATAACGTCCACACCCGGATTGGCGACGGGTACCTCGGCTGGCCGGAAGAAGCGCCGTTCGACAAAATTATCGTGACCTGCTCTCCGGAAAAAGTCCCGCAGCCGCTGATCGATCAACTCAAAGAAGGGGGCACACTGCTGATCCCCCTGGGGGAACGCTATCAGCAGGTGTTCCACCTGTTTCAGAAAGAAAACGGCCAACTCAAACACAAACGCCTGATCCCGACGCTGTTCGTGCCCATGACGGGCCGCTCAGAGGATAATCGGGAAGTCAAACCGGACCCCCTGCATCCGGAAATCGTCAATGGCACCTTTGAAGTCGATGCCAACCAGGATCAGAAAGTCGATAACTGGCACTATCAGCGCCGGGTCGAACGCATCACGAAAGAGGCGCCGGAAGGGAATGCCTATCTGCAGTTTGAAAGTGACGTCCGCGATCAACTCTCACAGATTCTGCAGGGCATGGCTATTGACGGATCCAAAGTCAAAAGCCTGGATATAAGCCTGCAGGTCAGCTATCTGAATACGGCGCAGGGGACCAAGGCCTATCAGAAGCCCGGCCTGATCATTCATTTTTATGATAAGATCCGCCGCAATATCGGGCAGGCCTATCTCGGACCCTGGATGGGCAGTCGGGAATGGCATCAGGTCAAGAAGACGATCAACGTCCCCCCCCAGTCGCGCGAAGCCGTCATCCAACTGGGGCTGAACGGGGGCACGGGAATTCTCAAAGTCGATGATCTGAAGATCGACCAGATTGACTGA
- a CDS encoding pilus assembly FimT family protein, with translation MRMLRACQSRNDRHGFTLVELLIVVVLISILASVSLLSTDSSTAHSLETTSRMLVADLRLARNHAIQFNTEYTVEFDLKTQTYEIVHTGAGTLPVPENNLAGSAADKDKYIQPVQKDALNLPDQVVIRQMFLKTSDTDVRDVAFGPMGGTGPDRSEDTVIVLSTTRNGTTFYIPITVSWITGQAWADEIQTK, from the coding sequence ATGCGAATGTTGCGCGCCTGTCAGAGCCGGAATGACCGGCATGGTTTCACGCTGGTTGAGCTGCTGATTGTCGTCGTGCTGATTTCGATCCTGGCTTCGGTATCACTGCTTTCGACTGATTCCAGTACGGCACACTCGCTGGAGACAACGTCCCGGATGCTGGTAGCAGACCTGCGACTGGCCCGGAATCATGCGATTCAGTTCAACACCGAATATACGGTGGAGTTCGATCTCAAAACACAGACTTATGAAATTGTGCATACCGGTGCCGGCACACTACCGGTGCCCGAAAACAACCTGGCGGGATCGGCGGCTGACAAAGACAAATACATTCAACCCGTTCAGAAAGATGCATTGAACCTGCCCGACCAGGTTGTGATCAGACAGATGTTTCTGAAGACTTCCGATACGGACGTGCGAGACGTGGCCTTCGGCCCCATGGGGGGGACGGGGCCTGACCGCAGTGAAGACACCGTGATTGTGCTCTCCACGACCCGTAACGGTACCACGTTTTACATCCCGATCACGGTCTCCTGGATTACAGGCCAGGCATGGGCGGATGAGATCCAGACAAAATAA
- a CDS encoding prepilin-type N-terminal cleavage/methylation domain-containing protein, giving the protein MYHFHPDKQNATLSRSSGRHSDCVRCCAVSARHAGGFTLVELLMAMTISAILIMALAGIVTATQSAWKHTQGIEDSQAEITASFERMKMMISQAGVYQLDGQAPQVGLAVVTRPWNYIDVPDILVVWSGGRNGGISQSGVLNRLPLMNELLIYTSDPADSHQFVEIALPDSTAEIDFNGSSFNSTIRSAIESNQAEKALLSKRLKNSQYLLSGSPWGPAAANIIFQITRTPDDASLQTIAPGTSGWMNLPWPQGTVSATSGLRQVTVSYEIQFETAEQTEFTDINSATALPFFGSSSRLYAYTP; this is encoded by the coding sequence ATGTACCACTTTCACCCTGACAAGCAGAACGCGACTTTGAGCCGTTCGAGTGGCCGCCATTCGGACTGCGTTCGCTGCTGCGCAGTCTCCGCTCGGCACGCGGGTGGATTTACACTGGTGGAACTGCTGATGGCCATGACGATTTCTGCGATTCTGATCATGGCCCTGGCGGGAATTGTGACCGCAACTCAATCGGCGTGGAAGCACACACAGGGAATTGAGGATTCCCAGGCGGAAATCACCGCCTCCTTTGAGCGGATGAAGATGATGATCTCCCAGGCAGGCGTCTACCAGTTGGACGGTCAGGCTCCCCAGGTTGGTCTGGCGGTGGTGACCCGTCCCTGGAATTACATTGATGTCCCGGACATCCTGGTGGTCTGGTCCGGGGGCCGCAATGGTGGAATCAGTCAGAGTGGCGTGCTGAACCGGCTCCCCCTGATGAATGAGCTGTTGATTTACACGTCAGATCCGGCTGACAGCCATCAGTTTGTGGAAATCGCGCTGCCCGATTCGACAGCCGAAATTGATTTCAACGGCTCCTCCTTCAACAGCACCATCCGGTCGGCGATTGAGTCGAACCAGGCGGAAAAGGCGCTGCTCAGCAAACGGCTCAAAAACAGCCAGTACCTGCTCTCGGGCAGTCCCTGGGGACCCGCTGCCGCCAACATCATTTTTCAGATTACCAGAACCCCCGATGATGCCAGCCTGCAGACGATCGCTCCCGGCACCAGTGGGTGGATGAATCTTCCCTGGCCGCAGGGAACCGTGAGCGCGACCAGTGGTTTGCGCCAGGTTACGGTCAGCTACGAGATACAGTTTGAAACCGCGGAACAGACGGAATTCACCGACATTAACTCGGCAACCGCGCTGCCGTTTTTTGGATCCAGTTCGAGGCTTTATGCGTACACACCGTAA